A section of the Centropristis striata isolate RG_2023a ecotype Rhode Island chromosome 7, C.striata_1.0, whole genome shotgun sequence genome encodes:
- the LOC131974313 gene encoding arrestin domain-containing protein 3-like, translated as MFQQTIKNFNINFNALGERNTVSSGDLLTGHLSFDITKETKITSITMELKGGVNVQWSSGSSKNRRHFSAKIEYFKLKSVILQENNAVGEGTRLQPGTHMYPFTCQFPRGDFPSSFIGANGRINYSLTVSIHRSWRMAKDFAVELKYVNRIDTNQPELHAPLSGINGKTLCCLWCTSGPISMKVSTEKKAFMPGETVKIICEFSNGSSRTATPTVSLQQKQVCYTHNRVSQRWYIKKLVSVFGQPISGETSGVHTGIVITIPSATPLTISNCSIIDVSYLIEVTLRVKYASDLTVLIPIILCDTPVDPQPPAYM; from the exons ATGTTTCAACAGACGATAAAGAACTTCAACATTAATTTTAACGCTTTGGGCGAGAGGAATACTGTCTCCAGTGGCGACTTGCTCACTGGACACCTCTCCTTCGACATCACAAAGGAGACGAAGATCACTTCAATAACGATGGAGCTGAAAGGAGGGGTTAATGTCCAATGGTCCAGCGGAAGCTCGAAGAACCGAAGACATTTCTCGGCAAAAATCGAATACTTTAAATTGAAAAGCGTCATTTTGCAAGAAAACAACG CTGTTGGTGAGGGAACAAGACTTCAGCCTGGGACCCATATGTACCCTTTTACATGCCAGTTTCCACGGGG GGACTTCCCATCATCCTTCATTGGAGCTAATGGAAGGATAAACTACTCATTGACAGTGAGCATCCACAGATCATGGCGTATGGCCAAGGATTTTGCGGTAGAGTTGAAGTATGTCAACCGCATTGATACCAACCAGCCAGAGCTGCAT GCTCCTCTCTCAGGCATCAACGGTAAGACACTGTGCTGCCTGTGGTGTACCTCTGGTCCTATCTCGATGAAAGTCAGCACAGAGAAAAAAGCCTTCATGCCTG GTGAAACTGTGAAAATAATCTGTGAGTTTAGTAATGGATCATCTCGAACAGCTACTCCAACGGTGTCATTGCAACAGAAACAGGTTTGCTACACCCACAACCGCGTTTCCCAGAGGTGGTATATCAAAAAGTTGGTGTCAGTGTTTGGACAACCCATCAGTGGTGAAACCTCTGGTGTGCACACTGGGATCGTGATCACTATTCCCTCGGCTACACCGCTCACCATCTCCAACTGCAGCATCATTGACGTCAGTTACTTAATTGAG GTGACCCTCCGCGTAAAATATGCCTCTGACCTCACAGTACTTATTCCCATCATCCTGTGTGACACCCCTGTTGACCCTCAGCCGCCAGCTTATATGTGA